A genomic stretch from Desulfohalobium retbaense DSM 5692 includes:
- a CDS encoding metal ABC transporter solute-binding protein, Zn/Mn family translates to MRLYLWISALLAVLVWTGGAGWATAAELTVTVSILPQKAIVEAIGGEDVQVQVMVQPGASPATYEPSPRQMAELQRSSVYFAIGVPFEKAWLPRLRQGHSDLEVVHLEDEVVRRSMAREVGAKGHDHGSGMPDPHIWLSPPLVRTFSASIAEHLAEALPSQAAQIRSRYVRFAASVAALDAELASKLAPLAANHPHFLVFHPSWGYFAKAYGLVQTPVQIEGKQPSPRALQELVRLAEELDLQTVFVQPQFSRKTAQVVADQIGGQVVELDPLAADWASNLRRVAEVMLRELS, encoded by the coding sequence ATGCGTTTGTATCTCTGGATTTCGGCCTTGCTTGCGGTCCTCGTCTGGACCGGTGGTGCGGGTTGGGCGACAGCTGCCGAACTCACGGTCACAGTCAGTATCTTGCCGCAAAAGGCCATTGTTGAGGCCATCGGGGGCGAGGACGTCCAGGTCCAGGTCATGGTTCAGCCTGGAGCGAGTCCGGCCACATACGAACCAAGCCCCCGGCAAATGGCCGAACTCCAGCGTTCGTCGGTGTACTTCGCTATCGGGGTTCCTTTTGAAAAGGCTTGGCTGCCACGGTTGCGCCAGGGCCATTCCGATTTGGAGGTCGTGCATCTCGAAGACGAAGTGGTTCGGCGCTCCATGGCCAGGGAGGTCGGAGCCAAGGGGCATGACCACGGCTCCGGGATGCCGGATCCCCATATCTGGCTCAGTCCGCCCCTGGTGCGCACCTTTTCCGCAAGCATCGCCGAACATCTGGCCGAGGCCCTGCCGTCGCAGGCCGCACAGATTCGGAGCCGCTACGTCAGGTTCGCCGCCTCGGTCGCTGCCTTGGACGCCGAACTCGCCTCGAAGCTGGCGCCGCTTGCCGCCAATCACCCCCATTTCCTTGTCTTTCACCCCTCCTGGGGCTATTTTGCAAAGGCGTACGGGCTTGTGCAGACCCCGGTGCAGATCGAGGGCAAACAGCCGAGTCCCCGGGCCCTGCAGGAACTGGTACGTTTGGCCGAAGAACTCGATTTACAGACTGTCTTCGTCCAACCGCAATTTTCCCGGAAAACGGCCCAGGTCGTGGCAGACCAGATCGGCGGCCAAGTCGTGGAACTCGATCCCCTTGCGGCTGATTGGGCGTCAAACCTGCGACGCGTTGCCGAGGTCATGCTCAGGGAGTTGTCATGA
- a CDS encoding metal ABC transporter ATP-binding protein, whose protein sequence is MRHASSPKPPEVRDSQVVADIQGVDFAYTNGPKVLENVSLRILQGQYLAVLGPNGGGKTTLIKILLGLLKPQQGQISVFGQTPAQARPRIGYLPQYAENRDDFPVSVLDTVLMGVRTKKRWGMRYSAREREKALQSLEEVGLSGYTDRLLGHLSGGERQRVFIARALAADPELLILDEPTSNIDPQAKFCFYEFLAELKASVSIIVVSHDLSITTAHIDSIACVNKTLLYNARPEVTQEMFDLLYGMHERHTCPMAGFGPSHPGFLNRLQPRS, encoded by the coding sequence ATGAGACACGCCTCTTCGCCAAAGCCGCCAGAAGTGCGCGATTCCCAGGTCGTGGCGGACATCCAGGGTGTGGATTTCGCCTATACCAACGGCCCCAAGGTTCTCGAGAACGTCAGCCTTCGAATTTTGCAAGGTCAGTATCTGGCTGTGTTGGGGCCCAACGGCGGAGGCAAGACCACGCTGATCAAGATCCTGCTCGGTCTCCTCAAGCCCCAGCAGGGCCAAATCTCGGTTTTTGGCCAGACCCCGGCCCAGGCCCGTCCGCGTATTGGGTATTTACCACAATATGCTGAAAATCGTGACGATTTCCCGGTGAGCGTCTTGGACACGGTGCTCATGGGCGTGCGGACAAAAAAGCGGTGGGGCATGCGGTATTCGGCCCGGGAGCGGGAAAAGGCGCTTCAATCCCTGGAGGAAGTGGGGCTGAGCGGCTATACGGATCGGTTACTGGGCCACCTCTCCGGGGGCGAACGGCAGCGCGTCTTTATCGCCAGGGCCCTGGCGGCCGACCCGGAATTGTTGATTCTCGATGAACCGACCTCGAATATCGACCCACAGGCCAAATTCTGTTTCTATGAGTTTCTCGCCGAGTTGAAGGCGTCGGTCAGCATCATCGTGGTCAGTCATGATCTTTCGATCACCACAGCGCACATCGATTCCATCGCCTGTGTGAACAAGACACTTTTGTACAACGCCCGTCCTGAAGTGACCCAGGAGATGTTTGACCTGCTCTATGGGATGCATGAACGCCACACCTGTCCCATGGCCGGGTTTGGTCCCTCCCATCCCGGATTTCTGAACCGCCTGCAACCGAGGTCCTGA
- a CDS encoding metal ABC transporter permease gives MLDALSYPFMQNALLAGLFASVACGIIGSLIVVNRMVFLAGGVAHMAYGGVGLAFYAGWPVLPSTIGFTLLASLGLAGLTLNRRSRTDTVIGVFWAAGMALGILLLDLAPGYNVDLMSYLFGSILTVPLRDVIWMAGIVLVLLLVIGLYYRDLKAMSFDPEFARTRGVPVTFLHFLLVALLGVSVVMVIQVVGLILVIALLTIPSYLAQRKAQSLGRMMIAAAGWAAVFCLFGLMAAYYFDLTSGASIIAVGTVCFFLVLVWDKCVGALRSHPSA, from the coding sequence ATGCTCGACGCCCTGTCCTACCCCTTCATGCAAAACGCCTTGCTGGCCGGCCTTTTTGCCAGCGTCGCCTGCGGCATCATCGGTTCGCTGATTGTGGTCAACCGCATGGTCTTCCTGGCTGGCGGCGTGGCCCATATGGCGTACGGCGGAGTCGGGCTCGCCTTTTACGCCGGATGGCCGGTCCTGCCGAGCACGATCGGCTTTACACTCCTGGCCTCGTTGGGACTGGCCGGACTGACCCTGAACCGTCGATCGCGCACAGACACGGTCATCGGGGTGTTCTGGGCCGCTGGGATGGCGCTTGGCATCCTGCTGCTGGATCTCGCCCCCGGCTACAATGTGGATCTCATGAGTTATCTCTTCGGCAGCATTCTGACCGTACCGCTTCGCGATGTGATCTGGATGGCCGGCATCGTCCTTGTGCTTTTGCTGGTTATCGGGCTGTACTACCGCGATCTCAAAGCCATGTCCTTTGATCCGGAATTCGCCCGGACGCGCGGGGTGCCGGTCACGTTTCTCCATTTCCTCCTGGTCGCGTTGCTCGGGGTTTCGGTCGTCATGGTTATCCAGGTTGTAGGGCTTATTCTGGTCATTGCCCTTTTGACTATTCCGTCGTATCTGGCGCAACGCAAGGCGCAGTCCCTCGGGCGGATGATGATCGCCGCTGCTGGTTGGGCCGCTGTGTTTTGTCTTTTCGGCCTTATGGCCGCTTACTATTTCGACCTGACCTCGGGGGCGAGTATTATCGCCGTCGGGACGGTCTGTTTTTTTCTGGTTCTGGTTTGGGACAAATGCGTCGGAGCGCTGCGTTCGCACCCTTCGGCGTGA
- a CDS encoding TonB-dependent receptor plug domain-containing protein, whose product MRSVLAAALCVAVVCVGTSVGAQNATQLSEIVVTATAAPATEQDVPVSTQIVDREAIERSGARDLEGLLQREMAADFEIQPGGYSSFGIRGFESYESLGAGFDSGVLVLLDGTRIATGTLSLIPLDLVQRVEIVHGPGSALYGGSAMGGVVNVITRTGGQETAGQVGVGYGSWEEKTAHVGVSGCSSEETFGYVLAGSKRTRDDYAIGGGKTYPNTAIDMQSWGGKLTAGPGQQHQLHGVYLESRNNDLGSPGPLDDNVAENYIDDTLRHLLVTYQGESTDGKQSWRLQPFHSEHEYAFYSNDMSKYITQMAGVRGQYNHQTARLGTLSLGAEYTQIQDERSGSLVYEPNSEYDVTAVFAEHRFGSGPWDLWVGARYDHYRARIEKTSELKNVETGTETYDALTWRVGGKYWLTANLGLHAAVGTAFRPPMAKELTGKFTSYGTTYIGNPNLKSEHSVTYETGMEWGGQHGRIEGTVFHTKYTDKIEGPSFGETGKYVNIDGWTVQGLELQGQTAFDWSEMLIVRPHATARYYTKREQEDSGGSSQTIFQLPEYEGQIGLAVDLGAKLSLDSWLEIRGPWEGKNVGRQTEFAVFGSRISYRPVVDLQVYLDVENLFDKRYSYKNGYPMPGRSVAAGIEYTF is encoded by the coding sequence ATGCGCTCTGTTCTAGCAGCGGCACTTTGTGTCGCAGTAGTGTGTGTGGGGACGTCAGTGGGGGCGCAGAACGCCACCCAGCTCTCGGAAATCGTGGTCACGGCCACGGCGGCGCCAGCGACCGAGCAGGATGTGCCGGTGAGCACGCAAATTGTGGACCGCGAGGCCATTGAGCGCTCCGGGGCCCGGGATCTGGAGGGGTTGCTTCAGCGGGAGATGGCCGCTGATTTCGAGATTCAGCCCGGTGGCTATTCCTCCTTTGGAATACGTGGATTTGAATCCTATGAATCCTTGGGCGCTGGCTTCGACTCTGGGGTGTTGGTCCTGCTTGATGGAACTCGTATTGCTACCGGGACATTGAGCCTCATTCCGCTGGATCTGGTCCAGCGGGTAGAGATCGTCCACGGGCCGGGGTCGGCCCTGTACGGCGGTTCGGCCATGGGTGGGGTGGTTAACGTGATCACCCGCACCGGCGGGCAGGAAACCGCCGGCCAGGTGGGCGTGGGGTACGGCAGTTGGGAGGAAAAAACCGCCCACGTGGGCGTGAGCGGGTGCAGTTCGGAGGAAACCTTCGGTTATGTCCTGGCCGGGTCCAAGCGCACTCGGGACGACTACGCCATCGGTGGGGGCAAGACGTACCCGAACACGGCCATTGATATGCAGAGTTGGGGCGGGAAGCTCACCGCCGGGCCCGGCCAACAGCACCAACTGCACGGCGTGTATCTCGAAAGTCGGAACAATGACCTGGGCAGCCCAGGGCCTCTAGATGACAATGTTGCAGAGAATTATATCGACGACACCCTCCGGCATCTGCTGGTTACCTATCAGGGCGAAAGCACAGACGGAAAACAGAGCTGGCGCTTGCAGCCGTTTCACTCTGAGCACGAGTATGCGTTTTATTCAAATGACATGTCCAAATATATAACCCAGATGGCCGGGGTGCGGGGTCAGTACAACCACCAGACCGCCCGCCTCGGCACCCTGAGCCTGGGTGCGGAATACACGCAGATCCAGGACGAGCGTTCCGGCTCGTTGGTATATGAGCCCAACAGCGAATACGACGTGACCGCCGTCTTTGCTGAGCACCGTTTCGGCAGCGGGCCCTGGGACCTCTGGGTGGGGGCGCGCTACGACCACTACCGGGCGCGCATCGAAAAAACCTCGGAACTGAAGAACGTGGAAACCGGGACGGAAACCTACGACGCGCTTACCTGGCGCGTGGGGGGCAAGTATTGGCTGACCGCGAACCTCGGGCTTCACGCCGCTGTGGGCACTGCCTTCCGGCCCCCGATGGCCAAGGAGTTAACAGGGAAATTTACCTCTTATGGTACTACATATATAGGTAACCCTAACCTCAAGTCGGAACATTCTGTAACCTACGAAACAGGTATGGAATGGGGCGGCCAACATGGCCGCATTGAAGGCACCGTTTTCCATACGAAATACACAGATAAAATAGAAGGACCAAGTTTTGGTGAGACTGGAAAATATGTAAACATCGACGGCTGGACTGTGCAGGGGCTGGAACTGCAAGGGCAAACCGCATTCGATTGGAGCGAGATGCTCATTGTCCGCCCCCATGCCACGGCCCGGTACTATACGAAACGGGAGCAGGAGGATTCCGGTGGATCCAGTCAGACTATTTTCCAGCTTCCTGAATATGAGGGTCAGATTGGACTAGCTGTGGATCTTGGGGCCAAACTCTCTTTGGATTCCTGGTTGGAAATCCGGGGGCCATGGGAAGGAAAAAATGTGGGGCGACAAACGGAATTTGCTGTGTTCGGATCCCGGATAAGCTACAGACCTGTTGTTGATTTGCAGGTCTATCTGGATGTGGAGAACCTCTTTGACAAGCGTTATAGTTACAAAAACGGCTACCCCATGCCCGGGCGTTCGGTCGCGGCCGGGATCGAATATACGTTCTAG
- a CDS encoding ABC transporter substrate-binding protein gives MALAGPVHAGPVLTDQAGRQAAVPEDPQRVVCLAPSLTETVFALKQGERVVGVSQFSDYPPQAAKLPRVGSYVRPELERILARKPDLCLAVKDGNPRQVVDRLEQFGIPVYAFAPYSLKQVLEMVPRLGQILNCPDQAEILHRRLSHSIDAARARAEAASSRPRVLYLAGLAPLIGVGGDTYLHELIATAGGSNVTVDSAGYPRLSYEDILRLAPDVVLLPSMGGRERAVEAKKRLQRWEHLPAVTQGRVHIVDADRFNRPGPRLVQALETLTALLHPGAEAVMESK, from the coding sequence ATGGCGCTGGCGGGCCCGGTTCACGCCGGGCCCGTGCTCACCGACCAGGCCGGGCGCCAGGCGGCAGTGCCGGAGGATCCGCAACGGGTGGTCTGCCTTGCTCCGAGTCTGACCGAGACCGTGTTCGCCCTCAAGCAGGGAGAGCGGGTGGTCGGGGTCAGCCAATTCAGCGATTACCCGCCCCAGGCAGCAAAGCTGCCCCGGGTGGGCAGTTACGTGCGCCCGGAATTGGAGCGCATTCTGGCCCGCAAGCCGGATCTCTGCCTGGCGGTCAAGGACGGCAACCCCCGGCAGGTCGTCGACCGTCTGGAGCAGTTCGGCATCCCGGTCTACGCCTTTGCTCCGTATTCCCTGAAGCAGGTCCTGGAAATGGTCCCTAGGCTGGGACAGATTCTGAACTGTCCCGATCAGGCCGAGATCCTGCACCGCAGACTGTCTCACAGCATTGATGCGGCCCGCGCCCGGGCAGAGGCCGCGTCGTCTCGTCCCCGTGTGCTGTATCTCGCCGGGCTGGCCCCGCTCATCGGGGTCGGGGGCGATACCTATCTGCACGAACTCATCGCCACTGCCGGGGGGAGCAATGTCACCGTTGATTCCGCTGGATATCCGCGGTTGAGCTATGAAGACATTCTCCGTCTCGCTCCGGATGTGGTCCTTTTGCCGAGCATGGGCGGCCGTGAACGGGCTGTGGAGGCCAAGAAGCGGCTGCAACGCTGGGAACATCTGCCGGCTGTGACCCAGGGCCGGGTTCATATCGTGGACGCGGACCGCTTCAACCGCCCTGGGCCGCGTCTCGTGCAAGCCCTGGAGACGCTGACGGCGCTTTTGCATCCTGGCGCTGAGGCCGTTATGGAGTCGAAATGA
- a CDS encoding FecCD family ABC transporter permease: protein MPSPVFPFRLIVICCTGLVFVLCSGVIGVCSGPAGLDLAQVWAALWGYAEPTTVSIVREVRLPRVLLAGLAGAGLALGGLVLQVLLRNPLAEPYILGVSGGAGVGAVFGLLLGWPFFPGVAGGAFAGGLGIVALVLALAGRRVVQREGLLLTGVMANAFCSAIILFLLSLSPQLQLQSALYWLMGHFSLPPGNHLALLAGTVVLGGGVLFGLAPTLNVLLLGHHGALGLGIPVRRVIALLLVLVAWMVSGVVALCGLIGFVGLVVPHILRLVLGTDHRELVPACFCGGAGFVMLCDVLARTVPPQEIPVGVVTALIGAPLFIVLLVREDRWRL, encoded by the coding sequence ATGCCCTCGCCTGTTTTTCCCTTTCGGCTTATCGTCATCTGCTGCACCGGGCTTGTTTTTGTGCTCTGTTCCGGGGTTATCGGCGTGTGCAGCGGTCCGGCCGGATTGGACCTTGCCCAAGTCTGGGCCGCCCTCTGGGGATATGCGGAACCGACCACGGTGAGTATCGTCCGTGAGGTGCGGTTGCCCCGGGTCCTCCTGGCGGGCCTCGCGGGGGCGGGATTGGCGCTGGGCGGGTTGGTGTTGCAGGTCCTTTTGCGTAACCCTTTGGCCGAACCGTATATTCTTGGGGTCTCAGGCGGTGCCGGGGTGGGCGCTGTGTTTGGGCTGCTTTTGGGCTGGCCTTTTTTTCCCGGTGTGGCCGGGGGCGCGTTTGCGGGCGGTCTGGGCATCGTGGCCCTGGTGTTGGCCCTGGCGGGACGCCGCGTGGTGCAGCGTGAAGGGCTTTTGTTGACCGGGGTCATGGCCAACGCCTTTTGTTCGGCGATCATCCTGTTCCTGCTTTCCTTGAGCCCACAACTCCAGCTTCAATCGGCCCTGTACTGGCTCATGGGCCATTTTTCCCTGCCTCCGGGAAACCATCTGGCGCTTTTGGCCGGAACCGTTGTCCTGGGCGGTGGCGTGCTCTTCGGCCTGGCCCCGACGCTCAATGTGCTGTTGCTGGGCCATCACGGCGCGCTGGGGCTTGGCATCCCGGTGCGGCGGGTGATTGCGCTATTGCTGGTCCTCGTGGCCTGGATGGTCAGCGGGGTGGTTGCCCTGTGTGGCTTGATCGGATTTGTCGGTCTGGTCGTGCCGCATATTCTGCGGCTTGTTCTGGGCACTGATCACCGGGAGTTGGTGCCGGCCTGCTTCTGCGGCGGCGCAGGCTTTGTCATGCTCTGTGATGTTCTTGCCCGGACGGTGCCGCCGCAAGAGATTCCTGTCGGTGTGGTCACGGCGTTGATCGGTGCGCCGCTGTTTATCGTGCTGCTTGTTCGGGAGGACCGATGGCGTTTGTAG
- a CDS encoding ABC transporter ATP-binding protein translates to MAFVEARGITFGYRPGESAVVSGVDLAAEKGRLHVCIGPNGAGKSTLLALLAGWLQPESGRVLIEGGDVHRMGRRRLARQVAVLEQDQAVVPHLTVEQLVLLGRTPFLGWLGWEGQRDRKLAEEAMVFTHVDHLAARRLEELSGGERQRVHLARALCQQPQLLLLDEPTASLDPAHQVRIMDLLQRLCREQGLCVCLVSHDLHLAALYADHVVLLQEGRVLGQGPPGETMTFSLLEQAYGCVMLVEQSRLGVPLVTPVPKRFLE, encoded by the coding sequence ATGGCGTTTGTAGAAGCCCGCGGGATTACATTCGGATACCGTCCCGGGGAATCCGCGGTGGTCTCCGGCGTGGATCTGGCGGCAGAGAAAGGGCGGCTGCATGTCTGCATCGGGCCCAACGGTGCCGGGAAGAGCACCCTTTTGGCGTTGCTGGCCGGGTGGCTGCAGCCTGAAAGCGGGCGGGTCCTGATCGAGGGGGGGGACGTCCACCGGATGGGGCGGCGGCGACTCGCCCGGCAGGTGGCTGTGCTCGAACAGGACCAGGCGGTGGTCCCCCATTTGACGGTCGAGCAACTCGTGCTTTTGGGACGGACACCGTTTTTGGGCTGGCTCGGTTGGGAGGGGCAGCGCGACCGGAAATTGGCTGAGGAGGCGATGGTTTTCACCCATGTGGATCATCTTGCCGCGCGCCGTCTGGAGGAACTCAGCGGCGGGGAACGCCAGCGTGTCCATCTCGCACGGGCTTTGTGCCAACAGCCGCAATTGCTGCTGTTGGATGAGCCCACCGCCTCGCTTGATCCGGCGCACCAGGTGCGGATCATGGATTTACTGCAGCGCTTGTGCCGGGAGCAGGGGTTGTGCGTCTGCCTTGTCTCCCACGATCTGCATCTGGCGGCCCTGTACGCCGATCACGTCGTCTTGTTGCAGGAGGGGCGTGTCCTGGGGCAGGGGCCGCCAGGAGAGACCATGACCTTCTCTTTGCTCGAACAGGCCTACGGCTGTGTCATGCTCGTGGAGCAGAGCCGGCTCGGTGTGCCGCTGGTGACTCCGGTTCCGAAGCGATTCTTGGAATAA
- a CDS encoding MFS transporter, protein MSISPSPAQPQFTRLVGPLVLISTIFFLNFISRVALGPVLLPLQEDLGISLSRTGLIFLTLQAGYSVALLNAGWVSSRLTHRRTILLSIWAIGAGWICVGLSPSFPVMLACLFATGLGGGLYLPSGVASITDITPSCHWGKGFAIHEMAPSLSFILAPLLVEALLFLGSWRLVYIVLGLSCFVVGAIYRKHSTAGRFSGQPPRLKALRAILTRPAFWAMTLFFVLVVGGEIGVYNLAPAYLVKSHGIPREWANFILSASRLLSLGTAFGAGWCIDKLGLKRSLTVILSAGGLATIGFAWGSSLWVAAMLVLQPIFLVAYFPAGFSALTSISEDKQNDLTVSLTVTSASLLGAGGIPALLAYLGEHVSFSLGFTGLGVCLAASALLVPFLDFRNAAAVQEGQECRHTEGG, encoded by the coding sequence TTGTCCATTTCACCCAGCCCAGCGCAGCCGCAATTTACCCGCCTCGTCGGGCCGCTTGTGCTCATTTCGACCATTTTTTTTCTCAATTTCATTTCCCGGGTGGCCCTGGGTCCTGTACTTTTGCCCCTGCAAGAGGACCTCGGCATCAGCCTCAGCCGCACCGGCCTCATTTTTCTGACCTTGCAGGCCGGCTACAGCGTGGCCTTGCTCAATGCTGGGTGGGTATCCTCCCGATTGACGCACCGGCGGACTATTTTGCTTTCGATTTGGGCCATCGGCGCGGGGTGGATCTGTGTCGGTCTGAGCCCGAGTTTTCCGGTCATGCTCGCCTGCCTCTTTGCCACCGGTCTGGGCGGCGGCCTCTATCTCCCCTCCGGCGTGGCCTCGATCACCGACATCACCCCGAGCTGCCATTGGGGCAAAGGGTTCGCCATTCATGAAATGGCCCCGAGCCTGTCCTTCATCCTGGCCCCGCTGCTCGTCGAGGCCCTGCTCTTTCTGGGGTCCTGGCGCCTGGTGTATATTGTCCTGGGCCTGTCCTGCTTCGTGGTCGGGGCCATTTACCGCAAACACAGCACCGCCGGGCGGTTTTCCGGACAGCCGCCGCGGCTCAAAGCCCTGCGGGCCATCCTGACCCGCCCCGCCTTCTGGGCCATGACCCTGTTTTTCGTCCTTGTCGTGGGCGGAGAGATCGGGGTCTACAACCTCGCCCCGGCCTATTTGGTCAAAAGCCACGGCATCCCGAGGGAATGGGCCAATTTCATCCTTTCGGCCTCCCGGCTGCTCAGTCTGGGAACCGCTTTTGGGGCCGGTTGGTGTATCGATAAGCTGGGCCTGAAACGTTCCCTGACCGTGATTCTCAGCGCCGGCGGCCTGGCAACCATTGGCTTCGCCTGGGGCAGCAGTCTTTGGGTTGCGGCTATGCTCGTTCTCCAGCCGATTTTTCTCGTCGCCTATTTCCCAGCCGGGTTTTCCGCCCTGACCAGCATCTCCGAAGACAAGCAAAACGATCTGACCGTGTCCTTGACCGTGACCAGCGCCTCTTTGCTCGGCGCAGGCGGCATCCCAGCCCTGTTGGCCTACCTGGGCGAACACGTCTCTTTTAGTCTCGGCTTCACCGGCCTGGGGGTCTGCCTCGCGGCCAGTGCCCTGCTTGTCCCCTTTCTCGATTTCCGCAATGCCGCGGCGGTGCAGGAAGGACAGGAATGCCGTCACACGGAGGGGGGCTGA
- a CDS encoding alpha-1,4-glucan--maltose-1-phosphate maltosyltransferase: MGKKTRQRVCIERVRPSVDGGRFPAKRVQGETVTIQADIFTDGHDTLAAEVLLALPGERHWQRHALQARPNDVYTTSIFLEHRGEYVFRIQAWRNVYQTWLSDVLKKYDAGQDVAVELQAGGELVRAMSDRLNGADQAFALEQAGVMERFADSSPEDAFAAAQGDRLRRLLRYAGRSEEHGGLSPRFVIDVDRPRAGFSAWYEFFPRSFGEFPGAHGTLTDAAAMLPHIAHMGFDVVYLPPVHPIGHTFRKGRNNAPEAEPGDPGSPWAIGSGSGGHKAVHPDLGTLEDFEGFVREAERQGLEVALDLAFQCSYDHPYVREHPEWFSWLPDGSIRYAENPPKKYQDVVPLNFDCADWENLWEELKSVVLFWCERGVRIFRVDNPHTKPLRFWDWCIAEVRKVYPDTLFLAEAFTRPKVMYRLAKGGFNQSYTYFTWRNSKTELRDYLEDLVEGAPRDFFRPNFWPNTPDILPEFLQHGGRPAFVLRLVLAATLSSNYGMYGPAFELCEAEAVPGREEYAHSEKFELKAWDWNRPGHLREVITAVNRIRRANPALHSTWNVRFVDTDSDQVLAYVKTDAEAENIILVVASLDPFQPQTSTVSLPLDDLGVSRDAPYLVHDLLGEEYFFWQGDHSRLTLYPQSQPARIFRLHKRMRREQDFDYFM, from the coding sequence ATGGGCAAAAAAACGCGGCAGCGCGTGTGCATCGAGCGGGTTCGTCCCAGTGTCGACGGGGGCCGTTTTCCGGCCAAACGGGTCCAGGGCGAAACCGTGACCATTCAGGCCGATATCTTTACCGACGGCCACGATACCCTCGCGGCCGAGGTACTCCTGGCCCTGCCGGGTGAACGGCACTGGCAGCGGCATGCCTTGCAAGCACGGCCGAACGACGTTTACACGACCTCCATTTTTCTGGAACACCGCGGTGAGTATGTCTTTCGCATCCAGGCTTGGCGTAATGTTTATCAGACCTGGCTCAGTGACGTCCTGAAGAAGTACGACGCTGGACAGGATGTTGCCGTTGAACTCCAGGCCGGCGGCGAGCTGGTGCGCGCAATGAGCGACCGACTCAACGGCGCGGATCAGGCCTTTGCCCTGGAACAAGCCGGAGTCATGGAGCGCTTCGCCGATTCTTCCCCGGAGGACGCTTTTGCAGCGGCCCAGGGGGACCGACTGCGCCGACTGCTGCGCTACGCTGGGCGTAGCGAGGAACACGGCGGTCTGTCACCCCGCTTTGTCATTGATGTCGACCGTCCGCGCGCCGGGTTCAGCGCCTGGTATGAATTTTTCCCCCGGTCGTTCGGGGAATTTCCCGGCGCACACGGCACCTTGACCGACGCCGCTGCCATGCTGCCCCACATCGCCCATATGGGGTTCGATGTCGTGTATTTGCCGCCGGTGCACCCCATCGGACACACTTTTCGCAAAGGGCGCAACAACGCTCCCGAGGCCGAGCCCGGCGACCCGGGCAGCCCCTGGGCCATTGGCAGCGGATCCGGTGGGCATAAGGCCGTGCATCCCGATCTCGGCACCCTTGAGGATTTTGAGGGCTTCGTGCGCGAGGCCGAGCGGCAAGGACTGGAAGTCGCTCTTGATCTGGCTTTTCAATGTTCCTACGACCACCCCTATGTCCGGGAACACCCGGAATGGTTTTCCTGGCTGCCGGACGGCAGTATCCGCTACGCCGAGAATCCCCCTAAAAAATACCAGGATGTGGTGCCGCTGAATTTCGACTGCGCGGATTGGGAGAACCTCTGGGAGGAACTCAAGTCCGTGGTCCTGTTCTGGTGTGAACGCGGCGTCCGGATCTTTCGGGTCGACAACCCGCATACCAAACCGTTGCGGTTTTGGGACTGGTGCATCGCCGAGGTGAGAAAAGTCTATCCCGACACCCTTTTTCTGGCCGAGGCCTTTACTCGGCCCAAGGTCATGTACCGCCTGGCCAAGGGCGGCTTCAACCAATCCTACACCTATTTCACCTGGCGCAACAGCAAGACCGAGTTGCGGGACTACCTCGAGGACCTCGTCGAAGGGGCCCCGCGGGATTTTTTCCGGCCCAATTTCTGGCCCAACACGCCGGATATCCTGCCGGAATTTCTCCAGCACGGCGGCAGACCAGCCTTTGTGCTGCGCCTGGTGCTCGCGGCGACTCTGTCCTCGAACTACGGCATGTACGGTCCGGCCTTTGAATTGTGCGAGGCTGAGGCCGTGCCTGGTCGGGAAGAATACGCCCACTCGGAAAAATTCGAACTCAAGGCCTGGGACTGGAACCGGCCGGGGCATTTGCGGGAAGTCATCACTGCGGTCAACCGGATCCGGCGAGCCAACCCCGCTTTGCACTCGACCTGGAATGTCCGGTTCGTAGATACGGACAGCGATCAGGTCCTGGCCTATGTCAAAACCGATGCCGAGGCCGAGAATATTATCCTCGTCGTGGCCTCCCTGGATCCGTTTCAGCCCCAGACCAGCACTGTCTCCTTGCCGCTTGATGACCTCGGGGTCAGCCGGGATGCCCCGTATCTGGTCCACGACCTGCTCGGCGAGGAGTATTTCTTCTGGCAGGGAGACCACTCGCGGCTGACCCTCTATCCCCAGTCACAGCCGGCGAGGATCTTTCGGCTCCACAAACGGATGCGCCGCGAACAGGATTTCGACTATTTCATGTAG